ATAAAGGGTTCTCATGTAAGATTGAAGTCAGAAGATGGTAGGGCAACCACTGTTCCTGTGCATGTAAACAGGGATATTCCTAAAGGGCTTCTTCGTAAAATAATCAGAGAAGACACTGAAATAAGCTTAGAAGAATTTTCCAAATTATACTTAGAGTATAAAGGGAAATGAGTTCATGTATGTCCATGCAGGTGATTATTGTCGGTGAGATTTGTTAATAAGATTGTAAAAGCTGCCGAGATGGTCGAGAAGTTGTAACCTGGAATAGTGTCATATGACCCTCTACCTTTATTTTACCG
This is a stretch of genomic DNA from archaeon BMS3Bbin15. It encodes these proteins:
- a CDS encoding YcfA-like protein yields the protein MSKLPVIKGKELVKFLEYIGFKVTRIKGSHVRLKSEDGRATTVPVHVNRDIPKGLLRKIIREDTEISLEEFSKLYLEYKGK